In the Rhododendron vialii isolate Sample 1 chromosome 2a, ASM3025357v1 genome, TAGAAGAGAGGTGGTGGAACCAAAGTTGAGAGAGATTGGCCCTGAGAATGAATTCAAACTGACATCTAGGTAGGTTAGAGTTTTGATACAGAAAACAGAAGAAGCCAGTAAACCGGTCAGCCGGTTATTCGAGAGGTCGAGTTTGGCTAAGCTAGGCACCATTGAACCAAGATTATAAGGAACTGAGCCAGATAACTGGTTATGAGAAAGTATAAGTCCTTGAAGGTTTTGCATTGAGAACGGTAGGGGAAAAGGTGGCCCTGTCAAGGAATTGAAAGACAGATCAAGCAGTGTTAAGTTAGCCAGACCTGAAATCTCAGCAGGGATACTTCCACTGAGTTTGTTTCCCTGCAGTAGTAATTCTGTTACCACAATGCACTGCTTAATTGATGCAGGAATAGTCCCCACAAACTCGTTATGCGACAAGTCGAGCATGCCATAATGCTGGGTGAATTCAGAATCTGGTAATGCTATCTTTTGAAAACCGGAGCAGATTTCTTCAGGTATTGGACCAGAGAATTTGTTGTTGGATAGAACAAGGTTGTCAATCAGTTTCAGCCGCGAGATGGGTTTTGGAATTGGACCACTCAGTTTGTTTGAACCAAGGTCCAAGGACACCAATCTCGTACACTCAAATAGCTGCAATGGGATTCCCCCAATCAACTTGTTGCCATGTAGGGACAGATTGGTCAGATTTTTTAGTTCACCGATAGAAGTtggaattttcccttcaaagAGATTATTATCCAGTTGCAACCTCTGAAGTGAGGAGGCTTTAGCAACAGCCCATGGAATCGGACCTTCAAGAAAATTGTTACTGAGTGAAATCTCCAGAAGTGTTTTGGACTCCCATAGTTGGGCTGGAATTTTCCCGGATAGTCTGTTTTTCGACACTTCCAAAGTAACCAACTGAAGCTCACCCAAATAAGGAGGTATTTCACCAGACAGATTGTTTCCAGACAACACCAAATCCGTGAGGCTGAAACATTTCCTGAAAGTATTTCCTATACTACCGGTAAAGTTGTTGTCTGAAAGCAGCAAAATGGCAAGTGACTCAGCATTGCATATTCCTGAAGACAGCTCACCAGAAAGCAAGTTTCCGTTTATATCAAGTAGGGTCAAGGATGGAAGATTGAGAGGTGGTAGAGATCCCCTAAACAAGTTCTTCGCCAACATTATAGACTCAACTTGCTTCCATTTGGAAATCCATTCCGGCACTGGCCCTGAAAGGCGGTTGGAATCAAGTATGACTGAGTCTATCGATTCAAGGCCCGAAAGCCCATCTGCTAATGGACCGTATAATGAATTGAAGGACAAATTCAGAATCTTGAGCCTCTTGCAGGTTCCTAGTTGACCTGGAATCCTTCCGCTCAGTCCTGCATTGGCAGCAAGAAAATAAACCAGATTCAACAGTTTTCCAAAGGTTGACGGAATTTCTCCCTCAAAATCGTTCTGTGCTATATTCAGGTAAGTCAACTGATACAGCTTAGAGATTTCTTCTGGAACATTTCCTGTGAATCTGCAACCCTGGAGATTAAGAACCTCTAGATTTCCCAGATTGCCGATTGTTGTGGGTATTGCTCCATTTAAGAAGTTGTTTTCCACATTCAATGAATCTAGGCTACTTAAGTTCCCCACTTCCATTGGTATATTTCCAGTCAACGAGTTCCATGAAAGATCAAGACGCCTAAGTGTCGCCAACTTTCCGATTTCTGGAAATAGAGGCCCTGTGAATCCATTTTGACTTGCATCAAAGTATAATAGCTTTGAAAGATTTCCTATGCTTGAAGGTAGGTAGCCAGAGAAGAAATTTTCACTGAGGTCGATGGAAATCAACTTTTGGAGATTTCCAAGCTCAGGTGGAAGATCCCCAGAAAATGAGTTTGCATGGAGTGAGAGTTCAGTGAGGTTTCTTAGCTGGCCAATAGCTGATGGTAAACTGCCAGAGAAGCTATTATCATCAAGCACAAGTTGTGTTAAACTTTTCAGGTTAGAAATGGTTGGTGGCAGAACTCCAAACAGTCTGTTGTCACTTAGGTCAAGGGTCTCTAAATCCTCCAGACCCCAAAGATTTTCCGGAATACGTCCTGTGAGGGCACAATGGCTGAGATTAAGATGCTTCAGATATCTGAATTCTCCAAGATGGTTTGGAAAAGGAAGATCCATGGGTAAAAGTGTGCAAGATAAGTTTATTTGGCGGACTGTGTGACCCTCACATTGTATGCCGGTCCAGTTGCAGGGGGGAATCTTTGAATCAAACCAACTTGGAATGACATCTCTTCTTTGGACAAGAGTGTCTCTTAGAGCAACTAACGAACTTATGTCACCAACATAAACTGCATTTGAGAAGGATGAATGCAGGAAGCACCAGAGGATGATGAAGTGGATATGAATGGCCTTCCATCTTGGAGTTGGCATTTTCCCCTCTGTACCAAATCCTGGTTTTCTTCTATATGGTTACTGCACTTCTTTGTCCAAGAGAGTTTCACCTGAGACACTTCAGGAAAAGATGCTGCAAGGGAAACATTAAATTCGTCAAATTTGAATGGGTCAAATCCTGCTTCTCTCTCAACAATTACAAATCTATGAAGCTAAGAGGCAAATTCAGATGCATACCCATTTGTCAAGTAAGGTTTTgcagtaaaaacaaaaatgcaagaACGAAAAGATGTTCTACCGTCAAACTTGAGAAGGTTGAGATTCTTGAGAAACAATccagaatgaaaagaaaagatgttCTGTCCTTGCATGTTTTCAACAAGACAAATGGGCTGCTCAGATACTAATTTTACATTGTATAGAGCAAAACATGCCGGAGATGTTTGTAAGCGAAAACCATGGGGCTAGTTGGGGCATGGTTATCATACTATTATGTATCAAAACCACTTGGATATTCCCACATAAAGAATTCCAGGGCAGGTCAGCATCATACAAATAGTAAGACATAATCCAGCAATTATCCGCCTGATTtacttttaacttttatttGCCAATTGAAAATTTGCATCAGATTAAATATTCTTCTAATTGATCAGTCAAACGAATGATGAAGAGCACAACTTCGTTCAACCAACTTAGCATCagccaaaacaaaaaggatGATGAAGAATGTCATTAACGATCACCATTACAAATCTCATGGTAATTGCGAGCAGATGAAATCGATTCAACGATAACAGATTGCCCTTTCATCCATTTTAGTCTATAATGTACATCATTCTAACTCCCTTGAGAAAGCAtcgacattttcaatgatatgTTTGAATAAACAAATTGACAATCAAAGAATGAAACTGACTATTTTAATAACAATCTTGCTCATACTGTTTCTTCCTTCAATTGGATATTTCCCATTCGTAGTCGTGTGCAGGTCCACTAAGAATGTATTACAAGGTGCGGACATATGAACCCCACTTTGTATCAGGACATATGAAAGATAACACCAAACATGAAATTTTCCACAAATACGAATTAATGACATCTCAGTAGTttgcctgtaaaaaaaaaagacatctCAGCAGTTCCAAATCGAACTAAAAGCTGTATCTATGGTTCTACATTACCTCCATGCTAGGTTTACTAGCTCCTGTTTCAGCATCACTTCAGTCTCAAGCTCAATTACAGACAATACTCCTAATGAAAGCAATTCCCTGTAGAACACcaagaaaaataattactttGAGTGAATATATAACAATGCCCAAAATGCAATTTCTACAGAGTAACCGTACAAATGCTAATGCAGAGACTCTCAGGTTAAAGAATTGAAGGATTAATTAAATAGCAAAACAAGCATGCTCATGTTGGTGCTAAGTTCAAGCTTTAGCATAAGTGCAAGTCGTTTGTCTGGTGTTTCTGCATCCATAACAGACCAACCACCACCGCCCTTTTCCTCCATCCCCTC is a window encoding:
- the LOC131316412 gene encoding leucine-rich repeat receptor protein kinase MSP1-like; protein product: MPTPRWKAIHIHFIILWCFLHSSFSNAVYVGDISSLVALRDTLVQRRDVIPSWFDSKIPPCNWTGIQCEGHTVRQINLSCTLLPMDLPFPNHLGEFRYLKHLNLSHCALTGRIPENLWGLEDLETLDLSDNRLFGVLPPTISNLKSLTQLVLDDNSFSGSLPSAIGQLRNLTELSLHANSFSGDLPPELGNLQKLISIDLSENFFSGYLPSSIGNLSKLLYFDASQNGFTGPLFPEIGKLATLRRLDLSWNSLTGNIPMEVGNLSSLDSLNVENNFLNGAIPTTIGNLGNLEVLNLQGCRFTGNVPEEISKLYQLTYLNIAQNDFEGEIPSTFGKLLNLVYFLAANAGLSGRIPGQLGTCKRLKILNLSFNSLYGPLADGLSGLESIDSVILDSNRLSGPVPEWISKWKQVESIMLAKNLFRGSLPPLNLPSLTLLDINGNLLSGELSSGICNAESLAILLLSDNNFTGSIGNTFRKCFSLTDLVLSGNNLSGEIPPYLGELQLVTLEVSKNRLSGKIPAQLWESKTLLEISLSNNFLEGPIPWAVAKASSLQRLQLDNNLFEGKIPTSIGELKNLTNLSLHGNKLIGGIPLQLFECTRLVSLDLGSNKLSGPIPKPISRLKLIDNLVLSNNKFSGPIPEEICSGFQKIALPDSEFTQHYGMLDLSHNEFVGTIPASIKQCIVVTELLLQGNKLSGSIPAEISGLANLTLLDLSFNSLTGPPFPLPFSMQNLQGLILSHNQLSGSVPYNLGSMVPSLAKLDLSNNRLTGLLASSVFCIKTLTYLDVSLNSFSGPISLNFGSTTSLLVLNASNNLFSGTLTDSLSNLTTLSVLDIHNNSITGNVPSSLSNLAALTYLDFSKNNFQGSVPCNICDIEGLSFVNFAGNKLTGNIPQTCTDPKPCILDQPILPSIGKYPPSQVLTRASVWGITLSATFILLALLLCLVRWKMLRQESGILKLGKGKKLVTTVDPESIDELVSKRTKEPLSINIATFEHSLLRINPDDILSATENFSKTYIIGDGGYGTVYKASLPEGRIIAVKRLNGSHLHADREFLAELETIGKVKHEYLVPLLGYCMFADERFLIYEYMENGSLDVWLRNRADAVESLDWPTRFKICLGSARGLAFLHHGFVPHIIHRDIKSSNILLDSEFEPRVSDFGLARIISACESHVSTVLAGSFGYIPPEYGQTMVATTKGDVYSFGVVMMEVVTGRAPTGQADVEGGNLVGWVRWMVAHGREDEVLDACLDSCKDQMVGVLGIARACTCDEPWRRPTMVEVVRMLMDVKKKTGA